The stretch of DNA tctcgtcttagattcgggagccgtatgtctatcccatgcatgtttaaattctgtatTAGTGTATTTTTCCaagttttattaaacatatcgTAAACATATCTGGCATGCATGGGCGACCGACACCTAAATCGGTTTGACTGTACTATAAAGGGTTTATGAAGGCCACATTATCAACATTATCGGCCAATTATATTAGATGTGAACTTGGAATATGACATTTTAACTTTTATGAGGTCCAAAGTTTACTTGTTAATTTGATCCTTGAAGTTGATTTCCTCATCTGAGCTGAGACATAAGTAGCATATCTGGATGAAAATGTATGTTCTTGTTATCGTAAAAGTTCATCCCATAGATAATAATTTGCGTGCTTTTCTATAACATACCTGCAACTAATCTCTTACAACAACAGAGGAGATAACGAAACAGAGACTGCTGCAATACCGGGACCGGCCACTGGGCGGAGTGAGACAATCATAATGAAAACTGGCTTCGGTGATTGCGGGTGGATCAGGCTTCCAATTTTACAAGATTTATGTACACAGAGATTAACTACTGAAGCCAACATAAAGATATGCAATACAAACAAGAtacagtaacaaaataaaagcttAATATTGTTGCCTGAAGGCCCCCGACTGACCCGTTGGAGGTATTTATAAAGAGTAAAAAACGCAAGATATGTTGCAAATCATCAGAATTCTATTCACGCCCGGCCAtttataaaatggaaaatatttttttataggtatACATGCAGTTTACATGTTTACGTTCTGGTGAATTGTTAGAGCCCTGAGCATCCCATTGAAGAGCGCTGCAGAATGCACTGgcgctgtataaaaaaaattatgttaataATGATCCTATACACCATGTGGACAATGAGGTGGAAGACCAGGAATTTGTGCGGGGtggttaacaaatatataataaatataaattccaggaaagaaaaaaaaaagaatgcgtTGGCAATCCAGATTTCTAatcggctcgggatataactATGCTTTCCCCTCAATCACTGAAATGCATCTCCTATGTAGGTTTTTCAAAGAAGGAGATTAAGTTATTATCCAGAGGAGCTTTAATCATGCAGTCCAGAAATGAGTGCAGCGGATTAGAAAGTATTTTTACCACCAAAGCCGGTACGGCTATTAGAACCCGGGCTCTGCTATCTGCCACCAGCTCGTCACAATACAGACCGAAGCAGCCTGGTTTGCACCATAAGAATATGGGACAGGATGGAATTTTATTTGGAAATTGATCCAGTAACTTTGAACTTGATTATACTGGTGGCCAGTTATGTTATCTTACTCTTGGTATTCCTCGTCTCCTGCATACTTTATGATTGCAGGGGGAAAGATCCCAGCAAGGAGTATGCCCCGGACACCCTGCCTGATAAAAGGTCGCCTATTCGCTTGGTGGTGATGCAGCAGAGCGCTGCCTGGGGGAAGGCCTACGGGAACACCACCACCGATTTATtggagaagaaaatcacagtggTTTGACTCCTGAAAGCGTAGGGTTTCGGAGTTGGGCGTCTGCGACCCGCAGAATGCCCA from Spea bombifrons isolate aSpeBom1 chromosome 13, aSpeBom1.2.pri, whole genome shotgun sequence encodes:
- the SMIM36 gene encoding small integral membrane protein 36, which codes for MEFYLEIDPVTLNLIILVASYVILLLVFLVSCILYDCRGKDPSKEYAPDTLPDKRSPIRLVVMQQSAAWGKAYGNTTTDLLEKKITVV